One Leptolyngbya sp. SIO1E4 genomic window, GGGGGGCGGCGACACCAAACATCATAGGCAGGCAACAGGGTGTGCTGAATTAAATGCAGCCACTGCTGCGTGATGCTTTCTGGGGTAATCGCCTGCGATCGCGCTGCCCCATTCTGGATCATGGCTTGACGCTGCGTTCTATCTTCCTTCAATCGCACCAATGCCTGCACGACCTCTGAGAAAGTGGTTGCTTCTATATAGTCCAGATCGCTTTGACGTTCTGCCCGATAGCCGCACTCTTGTCCTAGAACCGCAGGCACGCCTGCCAGCCAAGCGTTGTAGAGCTTGGTGGCCGGTTTGTGTCGATAAGTGTGAGTCTGCCTAAGCACCCCTGGATCAAAGCTCCGTACGGCTACAACGGCATCCACATGGCGATAATCATTCCACCGGGTATCGAGAGCCTGGTGCTCATTCCATCGATTAGTATTGACCACGGGCTGCCACCGTAGCCCCAGATGCCGTAACGTGTCTACCCAATCAGGCCCAGTCAACTCAGGTGCCAGGTTAGCAGCGTGCCCAAAAAAGGCAATGGTGTCGAAGCGATCGCCTCGATCCATCCCCCGAGGCTGTAGCCCTGGCTGGGGCCAGTGGGGCATGAAGTAAGCCCCCGACGGGCGATTTGCCTGGACAGGATTTTGCACAATGTGGGCCTGGGCCGCTGGGTGAGGCGGTAAATCTCCCTGAAAACATACCAGCAGGCGGCGGGGCAGCACCGCTTGGCCATGGCGATGACTGCGAAAGGCATTGCGGTGCAAAAAGATAATGCCTTCGTCAGGCAGATGATCAACCAGTGCACAGGTGACCCCAGCTTCTCTCACCCTGAGGTAGGTCTGAATTGTCCAGGCGTAAACCCCTAGCCCGAACCCTGACCAGTTGGTCGTCGCATCATCCGGTAGGGTTTCTGGCCAGAGTGCCTGGGGAAGGTAAAAGTAAAGGTCAGGGTGGGACAAAGATATCGTTAGATCTAGTGGCTAGAGGGCTGTTTTTGGGGCAAGCGAGTGATGGTCGTTGCCGTGCGCACAGCTGCCAATTGCCCCAGCCCATGGTACAGGGGGCTCATGAAGCTGCTGCTTAGCAAAGCAAATTCACAGGCGCACACTACATCCTCTGGCAATGAGCGATAGTTGCGAGCAGCATATAGGACTAAGCGGCGCAGGTCGTTGAGCATGTACAGGGGTAACACAAGCGGTCGCTGCCAGGGGCGATAGCGCACCATGCGTAATAAAAACCGATTAAGCCCTACTGACCGACACAGCTCTAGTAAATATCCCCGCTGGATGCGCTCAGCAGGAATATGATGCTTGACCTTCATCGCTGGATTGTGCCAGATCTCCCAGCCAGCATCTCGAATGTAGGAAAGTGTTTCCACATCTTCCCCTTTGCCCCGCAAAGACTGGTTGGCGACCCCAGACAAGCGAGGACGAACCGGCACATGGGCCAGCCAAGCCTCACGACGAATCACCATGCCAGCACCCGCAGGGAGTACCCGCCGCCGTTGCGTGTAGATAAAGGGCTGATCCCCGCGATCGACAATGGCTAACAGAGACGCAATGCGCTGGAATCCTACCGGAGGCGGGACATCGTAAAGGGGCTGCACTTCGCTGCCAAAGGCCCCTGCTCGAGGATGCTGGTGGCTAAATCGCCATACTTCAGTCACCCAGGTTGCATGCGGCAAATTGTCATCATCCAGAAACCCGATCAGCGGAGCCATGACCTGGCGGACAGCGCATCGGCGCGCATAGGCGAGCCCTTGCTGAGGTTCAAAGGAGTAGCGCAAAGGGACATCTGCCATCCAGTCTTGTTGGTAGTGGCGCACCACGGAGAGGATGTCTTCACTGCTGTTATTGTCGATAACCAACACTTCCCAGCAAATGCCTGCGGTGTTTTGCTGAAGCTTTAAGCTTTCCAGCAGCCGTGGCAATTTACGCACACCATTGTAAGTACAAATAACAACGGAAAAATCAGCCACAAAACACCTACTTATCTCAGTAATTTGACTCCAACCCAGGAGGGTGTGGATTGTAACTGCCATATCGGATCAGCCAATCACACATAGATCGCTTTAAAAATGTACGATGCCTCTGAGTCTATATGATGCCCTTAATCCACAAGCTTTAAAGCGCATCAAAGAATGGCAGATGCCTCCGTATCGCTTGTAAAAGCAACTACCCAGATCTCAAACTAGGATTAGCCTACTTGAGGTCAATTAAATAGACGTTAAATAACGCGAAATGTTTGCCTATCCCACAGTCATTGTCTGGTCAATGTCAGGGAAAGTACCCAGGGGCTAGCGCGGAGCTTAGCCAAACCTTAAACTTATCCGCACAAATGTCTTCTGGTTACATCGACCCTTTATGGTCATTCAGTAACCTGCTATACCCTGTGCCTGATCAGTACAAGAAAAGGTAAGAGAAGTGTTTGAGGAGAGGGTGATGACGTCACGAAATCAACTAAAGCGAGTGAGTAGATCCTTAGCTGGCTTAGCTGTATTGGCATGGGTGGTGGCTGGTTGCGGCGGTAGTGAAACAGCCACCACTGATCCGGCTGCCGATACGGGGACAGAAACCGGTACGCTGCAAGCCGGGGGGAGCGTTGTGTGGGCCCGCTATGGGGATGCTGATTCCCTCGATCCCCATCGCACAACTACTACGCTCTCCTGGCAAGTTTTCGATCAGATCTATGACACGCTATTGGCTTTCGATGACACTGGCGAGGTAGTCCCTAATCTCGCTAAAGAGTGGACCGTCAGCGAAGATGGGCTCACAGCCACTTTTGTCCTGAATGACGGCATTACCTGCCATGATGGCACCCCCTTCGATGCCAACGATGTTAAATACACGGCTGAACGGGCAATTGATGAGACGAATCCCAGTGTGACGAAGGGTGCCTGGGGGCCTATTAGTTCAGTGGATGTGGTTGATCCGCAAACGGTCACGTTTTCATTTACAGAGCCTTTTGGTGCCTTCATCGCTTTTATGGCAGATCCCTTCTCTAGCCAGATATGTGATAGCGCCGAAGCCTTGGGAGATGACTTTGGCGTCAGTGCTGCCGTCGGTACTGGTCCATGGAAATTGGTGAGTTGGACCAAGGGTGACGAAATTGTTCTGGAGAAAAACCCGGATTATCAAAACTTCGGGCGACCCATTGAAAACGCCGGCGCTCCGTATCTTGATCAGCTCATTGTCAAGCAGATTCCAGAACCGCAAACCCGGCTGGCAGGGTTGCAGACGAGTGAACTGCATATCATCGCAGAACCCCCTTTAGAAGAACTTGAAGCCATTCGAGGCGATGATTCTTTGGAGCTATACGTTGCTGAGAAGACCGGCCAAAATGTTTTCTTCGAGTTCACTATATCGCGCCCGCCGTTCGATGATATTCGGGCACGGCAGGCAGTTGCCTATGCGATCGATCCAGATACGGCCATTGATATTGTTTTTGGAGATGTGGTGCAGCGGGAAACCTGTACCGTGGCCCGCGGTGTCCTCGGGAATGACCAAGAATTTTGTGCCGAATATGGCTATGAGCACAATCCAGAAAAAGCCCAAGAATTACTGGCAGAACTCGGATATGGGCCAGATAATCCGCTAACGGTGACAATGATGACCTGGGTAGGTGGCAACCGAGAAAAGATGGTGCAGGTTTTCCAAAACCAGCTGTCGCAGGTGGGGATTGAAACCGAAATCGAGACGATGGACATCGGCACCATGAATGCCCGTGTCAAGCAAGAGAACGAGACCGATAGTGGTCAAAGCACCTTCGATATGATGGGCTGGGCCTGGTATGACCCCGATATTCTGCATCAACTGTGGCATTCTCCAGGGGCCTATAGCGGCTATCAAACGCCAGAACTCGATGCTTTGCTGACTGCAACCCGATCAACCGTCGACGCAGAAGCGCGGCTAGCAGCTGTTCAAGAAGCTCAGAAATACCTGTTGGAAAACGCCGTCCATGTGCCCCTCTACACCCCTGGCTGGCTATGGATTTACACAACCCGTTCTGAGGTAGAAGGGTTTAAGATTGGGCCGTTTAACCGACCCCTATTTAACGACATTAAGCTGCGTTCTTAGCAGGGAGCAGGATATTTAGCCCTATTCAGTTCAATCCAGTACGTTTTGGTGAAGGCAGGGTCTAGGGTTTGGGGTCTAGGGTGTGCTTGATCCAAATGCACACCGCTATTGCTGTGTCCTTATCAAGGGGGTAAGGACATTGCGGGCAAACAAATTCCGGTATGGGCAGGTTTTGAATGCATCTCTCGGGGATGCGCGCCGACTTTTGGCCAAACCTGCCCTAACGAGATTGGCCGTTTCTTTCTCAGCCATCCCCTAAACCTTGAGGCCAATCTCTGAACAAATGTTCAGGGGGGAATGATTATCAGTATCATAGTAAGTATCTTGTGAGACATTGTTTGAACTGTGATGGCTGATGTGAGCCCCTTAAACCGGCAACCCGCCCCCTCTGCCGATGCCCCGAGCTGTGAAGAGTCGCTAGTGCACCTGGACAATGTGCGACAGGTGCAGCCTGAGGTTCTAGGAACTGAAAAAGCTCAGCGGATGGCAGAGTTTTTTGGCGCGCTGTCTGACCCTCACCGGCTCAAGCTGCTGTCGGCCCTCGCTCGTCAGGAACTGTGTGTCTGTGACTTAGCAGCAGCTGTGAAAATGGGCGAATCAGCGGTGTCTCATCAACTGCGGGTGTTGCGATCGCAACGCCTGGTTAAATATCGTCGCCAGGGCCGTAACGTTTACTACAGCCTGGCCGATGATCACATTATGATCCTTTACCGAGAAGTCGCAGAGCATCTCGACGAGCCTTAAAACTGACGCTGCCACCCGGCCAACCCCCTCAGACAGGGTAAGGCCTCCAGGATTGGTAGATAGCCATTGTCAATATTGTTGCTGTGTTTAGACACCTGAAAGCTTTCCACGGAAGGTGTTCTATAGCGGTATGCAGGCTGGTCAAGCAAACCCTAGACCCCAAACCCTAGACCCTGTCTTGACCCAGATTTACTGGCCTCAATTGAACAAGGCTATAAGCTGCCTTGTGCTTTCTGCCGTTTGCGATAATGTATTGTCTGAATAATCTTTCAGGTATTCAGGAAAAGTTGTCGCGCGCAAGGGAGTCCAATGGTAGAACCCCACACTCACCACGGCTGCTGTGGGGCGGAAGAATCGCTTCCGCCTAGCCCGGTCTCTTTGGCTTCAGCAGGTTGCTGTGGCCACGATCATGAGCACGGCCATGACCATGATCATGAAGCGTTTGATCTGCGCCGGGAACTGATCCCAATTGTGATCGCGACCGTTCTTTTGTTAGTCGGGCTGATTTTTCATGATCCGCTACACAATACCCCCTTTGCCATTGCCGAATATCTGGTTCTGATGCCGGCTTACCTGATTAGCGGGGGACATGTTTTGACCACTGCTGGGCGCAATATTCTGCGGGGACGCATCTTTGACGAAAACTTTTTGATGACGATCGCAACCTTAGGGGCAATTGCTATTCATGAGCTGCCAGAAGCGGTCGGCGTGATGCTGTTCTTTCAGGTTGGGGAAATGTTCCAGGGGTATTCGGTGGGGCGATCGCGGCGATCGATTCAAGCCTTGCTAGAAGTGCGACCTGACCGCGCTAATCTCAAGGTGAATGGCGCGATTGCATCTGTCTCCCCTGAATCTGTCGCGATCGGAGACATGATTTTGGTTCGCCCGGGTGAAAAAATCCCGCTAGATGGCGAAGTGTTAGACGGTAAGTCTCAGGTGGATACTTCCGCGCTCACGGGAGAGTCTGTTCCTCAAACGGTAGCGGTCGGCGAGTCTGTCTTGGCGGGCATGATTAACCAGTCTGGAACCCTTACGGTGCGGGTCACCAAGCTCTTTAGCGAGTCGTCTATCGCTAAAATTCTGGAGCTGGTGGAAAACGCGAGCAGTAAAAAGGCCAGGACTGAAAAATTCATGACCCGCTTTGCTCGCTATTACACCCCTGTGGTGGTGGTTCTCTCGCTAGCGGTGGCCATCCTTCCACCCCTATTGATCAGCGGGGCGTCTCAAGCGGTCTGGACCTATCGTGCTCTGGTGTTGTTGGTGATTTCTTGCCCCTGTGGCTTGGTCATTAGCATTCCCCTGGGCTATTTTGGCGGCGTGGGTGGGGCTGCCAAGCGCGGCATTTTAGTCAAAGGCTCTATGTTTTTAGATGCCTTGACCCAGGTGCAAACCGTTGTGTTCGACAAGACCGGCACCCTGACCCAGGGCAACTTTTGTGTCACAGACGTGATTTCCCACAACGGGCTCAGCTCACAACAGTTGCTAGAACTTGCGACCCAGGCCGAATCACAGTCTAACCATCCGGTGGCCCAGTCGATTCGGCAGGCCTACGGACAGGCTGTAAATGATGCTGGGGTGCGAGACTATGAAGAAATCTCCGGCCACGGCATTCGTGCCCGTGTGAATGGACGCACTGTATTGGTCGGCAATGACCGCCTCCTCCACCGGGAAGCCATTCCCCATGATGTCTGTGCGGTAGATGGAACGGTTGCTCATTTAGCCGTCGATGGTGAATATACTGGGTGCATTGTTATTGCCGACGAACTCAAAGAGGATGCGACCGAGGCAATTAGCACCCTCCGTCAGCAGGGCATTGCAACTGCCATGCTGACAGGAGATAGCCAGTCTGTGGCTGATCGTATTGCCCAACAATTAGGCGTCGACCACTACCGCGCTAATCTTTTACCCGAAGATAAAGTCGCGGCCCTAGAAGAATTTTTATCTCAGGCAAGGCAGACTAAGGGCAAAGTTGCCTTTGTGGGGGATGGTATTAACGATGCCCCTGTCATTGCCCGGGCAGATGTGGGGATGGCCATGGGAGGCTTAGGGTCGGATGCTGCCATTGAAACCGCTGATGTGGTGATTATGACCGATGCGCCCTCCAAGGTTGCTGAGGCCATTCAAATCGCTCACCGAACGCTACGTATCGTTTGGCAGAACATCGTTTTGGCACTCGCGGTAAAAGGCATATTTATTGCCCTCGGAGCCATAGGGATTGCCACGCTGTGGGAGGCTGTCTTTGCCGATGTGGGGGTGGCGCTACTGGCCATTCTGAATGCGGGCCGCATCCTCAAAAATAGTGAATGATTAGCAATCAGCCCAGGCTTGTCACCAAGCCTGGGCTAAATACTAGACTCTGTGAATAGGCTCTAATAGCATCCCCTAACGCTGTGGACATTCAACTCACCCCATTCACGGGCGTTTGTGATAAAGCTTATAGACACTATCCACACAAATACTAAGGATCGGCAGACATTGCCGGCTGGGCAGATGACCCTGAGGCTACGATGCTCCTATAATCAGCGTTTTCGCCGTTGAGCGGTGATTTATGCGATGGGATTTAAATGCCTGTCTCTAAGCGAACGAAATTCCGTTCTCCGGCTGTAACGGATCCACCATGTTCACCCTGAACATTTAGGGGGGCTAGACTTCCCTTCAATGACGGCAACGGCCTCAGATGAGCTGTTATCGTCCTCATCCATCGTTATGACCCGGTATATTGTTAAGCGCATTCTCAGCGGCATCTTCACTATTTGGGTGACGACCGTGGCGGTAACGCTACTCATCCATCTCGTGCCTGGGGATCCGGTGCAAATCATGTTTGCTCAGTCTCAGTCCACCACGCCGGAGCAAATTGAGCAGATTCGATCGCAGCTTGGCCTCGATCGCCCCCTCTACGAGCAGTACTTTTTGTATATGAGCCGCGTTTTACAAGGAGACTTTGGCACCACTATTCGGGGAAATCAGCCGGTACTAGAGCTATTGCTGGTGCGCCTGCCCAATACCCTGATGCTGGCCCTCAGCAGCCTCATAATCACCATGATTGTAGGCGTTACGGCAGGGTTTTTTGCCGCCTACAAACGGGGCACCTGGATGGATACCACCCTGATGACCGGGGCGATTATTGGCATCTCGATTCCTAGCTTTTGGCTGGGGCTGATGTTGATGTATGTGTTTTCCCTGCGGTTGGGATGGTTACCAGTATCGGGGACGGACTTCAAGAACCTGATCTTACCGGCGCTGACGTTAGGGCTAGCAAATGCTGCCTCCGTATCGCGGCTGACGCGATCGTCCATGCTGGATGTGCTTGCTCAGGACTACATGCGAACGGCGCGGGCTAAAGGCTTGGCCGAAACCCTAGTGCTGTCGCGCCACGCACTGCGCAACGGTCTGATCAATGTGGTGAATATGTTGGGGCTGCAGTTCACTTACATGATGGGCGGCGCGATCGTAGTAGAAAACGTGTTTGCCTGGAACGGGATTGGGCGACTGGCAATTCAATCCATCTTCCAGCGAGATTACCCAACGATTCAGGGATTTATTCTGATTTTTGCCACGGTGGTGGTTGCAGTCTCAATCATCTTAGATCTGCTCTACGCCTGGATTGATCCTCGCATCACCTATCACTGATGACTCCACAGGTTTCTACGGTTTCTGAACAGAGCGGTTTGGCTACCAAAATCGCTGACTTGGGTCAGTTTTTCAAACGGCTGTTAAAGAGCCCCAGCGCCAAGATTGGCGGAGCGATTTGTTTGATGCTGGTGGTGACGGCCATTTTTGCGCCCATGATCGCCCCTTACGACCCCACTGAGTTAGGGGTGGGTCAGGCGCTGCAGCCCCCAACCTGGCAGAACTGGTTTGGCACCGATGAATTTGGCCGAGATTTGTTCAGTCGCATCGTTTACGGTTCTCGATTGACGCTCTATGTGGGCCTGATTGCCGTGGGTATCTCCATGACGGTGGGGGTGTTGGTGGGGCTAGTGGCTGGGTATGTTGGCGGCTGGCTAGAAACTGTGCTGATGCGGATGGTAGATGTGCTGTTTTCCTTTACGGAAACGCTGATTGCCCTCGCCGCTGTTGCCGTGTTAGGGCCAAGCCTGACTAACGCCATGATTGCCGTTGGCATTAGCTCCATCCCGTTTTATGCTCGCATCACCTATGGGGCTGTCCTGGTTGAGAAAAATAAGGAATATTTCAAGGCTGCCCAGGCGATCGGGGCAAAACATTTGCGACTGATTTTTCGCCATATTTTGCCCAATATTCTTTCTCCCATCATTGTGGTGGCTACCGTGGGGGTGTCTGTGGCGGTATTGTCGGCGTCAGCCCTATCGTTTTTAGGGTTGGGGGCTCAACCGCCCTCCCCAGAATGGGGTGCCATGTTGGCGGCAGGACGCGATTACTTTAAGCGGGCCCCCTGGATCACCACCTTTCCAGGGGTTGCGATCGCCCTCACTGTCCTGGGCTTCAACCTTTTAGGAGATGCCCTGCGCGAAGCCTTAGATCCCCAACAACGGACGTGAAGGCTGGCTGAGCTTACGGTAAATCTGTCGTATTCGTTAGAACCCCTCCCCCTACAGTCCATTCCCCGGCCCCTTTCCCCTTGCCCCTTTTTCCCCTCCCCTCCCCTATGCCTCTGCTCGACGTTAAAACCCTGCAAACGCGCTTTTCCACGGATGGTGGTGTTGTCCATGCGGTCAACGACGTATCGTTTCAAGTCAACGAGCAAGAAACTGTCGGGATTGTCGGCGAGTCGGGTTCAGGCAAGAGCATGACCATGTTGTCGGTGATGCGGCTCGTGCCTGACCCTCCTGGAAAAATTACCGGCGGCCAGGTTTGGTTTGAAGGGCAGGATTTGCTGCAGCTCGGTCTGCCCCAGATGCGGCAGATTCGGGGCAATCGTATCGCCATGATTTTCCAAGATCCCATGACGTCACTGAATCCTGTGCTGACGGTGGAGAGACAGCTGACCGAGGCGATTCGCATGCACTTGAATTTTGGCAAGGGTGAGGCTCGCGATCGCGCCATTGAACTACTAGAAAATGTCGGTATCCCCGCTGCCCGCGATCGCATCCGTAACTATCCGCACCAGTTTTCAGGAGGGATGCGACAGCGGGTGATGATTGCCATGGGGCTAGCCTGCAACCCCAAACTCCTAATTGCCGATGAACCCACCACCGCCCTAGACGTGACGATTCAGGCGCAGATTGTTGCGCTCATAAAGCGACTCAAAGCAGAACTCGGGATGGCCGTCATTTGGATCACCCACGACCTCTCCCTGCTGGCTAGCCTCGCTGACCGCATCTTAGTGATGTATGCCGGGCAAATTGTAGAGTCCGCGCCGCTCCATCAACTCTATGCCAACCCCCGCCATCCTTATACTCTAGGGCTGTTGCAGAGCATCCCTCGCCTGGATGAAGCTCAAAAAACTGCCCTGAAACCAGTACAGGGCATGCCCCCAGACCTGACAAACTATCCCCAAGGTTGCCCCTTCGCCCCCCGCTGCCCCTTTGCTGAAGACCGCTGTCATCAAGAAGATCCCATTCTAGAATCCGTTGGCGATAACCATACTGTTGCCTGCTGGGTCAAACCCAATGGTGCCCAAGCCTTAGCCCAGACCTCGGCGATCGCCCATTAATTAACCCTTTCCGACACCCTGCTCGCACCCCCTTACTCCTGCACCCATCCACTCCTCCTCCCCCGCTCCCCCCATGGCCCCCCCTGCTCCCCTCATCCGAGTCGAAG contains:
- a CDS encoding ABC transporter ATP-binding protein; protein product: MPLLDVKTLQTRFSTDGGVVHAVNDVSFQVNEQETVGIVGESGSGKSMTMLSVMRLVPDPPGKITGGQVWFEGQDLLQLGLPQMRQIRGNRIAMIFQDPMTSLNPVLTVERQLTEAIRMHLNFGKGEARDRAIELLENVGIPAARDRIRNYPHQFSGGMRQRVMIAMGLACNPKLLIADEPTTALDVTIQAQIVALIKRLKAELGMAVIWITHDLSLLASLADRILVMYAGQIVESAPLHQLYANPRHPYTLGLLQSIPRLDEAQKTALKPVQGMPPDLTNYPQGCPFAPRCPFAEDRCHQEDPILESVGDNHTVACWVKPNGAQALAQTSAIAH
- a CDS encoding ABC transporter substrate-binding protein; amino-acid sequence: MTSRNQLKRVSRSLAGLAVLAWVVAGCGGSETATTDPAADTGTETGTLQAGGSVVWARYGDADSLDPHRTTTTLSWQVFDQIYDTLLAFDDTGEVVPNLAKEWTVSEDGLTATFVLNDGITCHDGTPFDANDVKYTAERAIDETNPSVTKGAWGPISSVDVVDPQTVTFSFTEPFGAFIAFMADPFSSQICDSAEALGDDFGVSAAVGTGPWKLVSWTKGDEIVLEKNPDYQNFGRPIENAGAPYLDQLIVKQIPEPQTRLAGLQTSELHIIAEPPLEELEAIRGDDSLELYVAEKTGQNVFFEFTISRPPFDDIRARQAVAYAIDPDTAIDIVFGDVVQRETCTVARGVLGNDQEFCAEYGYEHNPEKAQELLAELGYGPDNPLTVTMMTWVGGNREKMVQVFQNQLSQVGIETEIETMDIGTMNARVKQENETDSGQSTFDMMGWAWYDPDILHQLWHSPGAYSGYQTPELDALLTATRSTVDAEARLAAVQEAQKYLLENAVHVPLYTPGWLWIYTTRSEVEGFKIGPFNRPLFNDIKLRS
- a CDS encoding glycosyltransferase family 2 protein, translated to MADFSVVICTYNGVRKLPRLLESLKLQQNTAGICWEVLVIDNNSSEDILSVVRHYQQDWMADVPLRYSFEPQQGLAYARRCAVRQVMAPLIGFLDDDNLPHATWVTEVWRFSHQHPRAGAFGSEVQPLYDVPPPVGFQRIASLLAIVDRGDQPFIYTQRRRVLPAGAGMVIRREAWLAHVPVRPRLSGVANQSLRGKGEDVETLSYIRDAGWEIWHNPAMKVKHHIPAERIQRGYLLELCRSVGLNRFLLRMVRYRPWQRPLVLPLYMLNDLRRLVLYAARNYRSLPEDVVCACEFALLSSSFMSPLYHGLGQLAAVRTATTITRLPQKQPSSH
- a CDS encoding ABC transporter permease, with protein sequence MTPQVSTVSEQSGLATKIADLGQFFKRLLKSPSAKIGGAICLMLVVTAIFAPMIAPYDPTELGVGQALQPPTWQNWFGTDEFGRDLFSRIVYGSRLTLYVGLIAVGISMTVGVLVGLVAGYVGGWLETVLMRMVDVLFSFTETLIALAAVAVLGPSLTNAMIAVGISSIPFYARITYGAVLVEKNKEYFKAAQAIGAKHLRLIFRHILPNILSPIIVVATVGVSVAVLSASALSFLGLGAQPPSPEWGAMLAAGRDYFKRAPWITTFPGVAIALTVLGFNLLGDALREALDPQQRT
- a CDS encoding helix-turn-helix transcriptional regulator — its product is MADVSPLNRQPAPSADAPSCEESLVHLDNVRQVQPEVLGTEKAQRMAEFFGALSDPHRLKLLSALARQELCVCDLAAAVKMGESAVSHQLRVLRSQRLVKYRRQGRNVYYSLADDHIMILYREVAEHLDEP
- a CDS encoding ABC transporter permease, with the protein product MTRYIVKRILSGIFTIWVTTVAVTLLIHLVPGDPVQIMFAQSQSTTPEQIEQIRSQLGLDRPLYEQYFLYMSRVLQGDFGTTIRGNQPVLELLLVRLPNTLMLALSSLIITMIVGVTAGFFAAYKRGTWMDTTLMTGAIIGISIPSFWLGLMLMYVFSLRLGWLPVSGTDFKNLILPALTLGLANAASVSRLTRSSMLDVLAQDYMRTARAKGLAETLVLSRHALRNGLINVVNMLGLQFTYMMGGAIVVENVFAWNGIGRLAIQSIFQRDYPTIQGFILIFATVVVAVSIILDLLYAWIDPRITYH
- the cadA gene encoding cadmium-translocating P-type ATPase, coding for MVEPHTHHGCCGAEESLPPSPVSLASAGCCGHDHEHGHDHDHEAFDLRRELIPIVIATVLLLVGLIFHDPLHNTPFAIAEYLVLMPAYLISGGHVLTTAGRNILRGRIFDENFLMTIATLGAIAIHELPEAVGVMLFFQVGEMFQGYSVGRSRRSIQALLEVRPDRANLKVNGAIASVSPESVAIGDMILVRPGEKIPLDGEVLDGKSQVDTSALTGESVPQTVAVGESVLAGMINQSGTLTVRVTKLFSESSIAKILELVENASSKKARTEKFMTRFARYYTPVVVVLSLAVAILPPLLISGASQAVWTYRALVLLVISCPCGLVISIPLGYFGGVGGAAKRGILVKGSMFLDALTQVQTVVFDKTGTLTQGNFCVTDVISHNGLSSQQLLELATQAESQSNHPVAQSIRQAYGQAVNDAGVRDYEEISGHGIRARVNGRTVLVGNDRLLHREAIPHDVCAVDGTVAHLAVDGEYTGCIVIADELKEDATEAISTLRQQGIATAMLTGDSQSVADRIAQQLGVDHYRANLLPEDKVAALEEFLSQARQTKGKVAFVGDGINDAPVIARADVGMAMGGLGSDAAIETADVVIMTDAPSKVAEAIQIAHRTLRIVWQNIVLALAVKGIFIALGAIGIATLWEAVFADVGVALLAILNAGRILKNSE